The genomic region CGCCCCCGCAACCCCTCCAAAACTACTTTCGCTTTGGTCTTGCCATCAAAGACCCGCTTCCGCATCGCTGAATCCTCCTTGTGAATTCAGCCACAATCTACTCCATTCATCCTACCCTGTCACTAATGGGGAGCAGTATAAACCTCGCCCCAAAAGGCAACTGGCTTACTGAAGCCCAACTGAAACAGTTCTGGATTAATGACGAGACCTCCCGTACGTCGGGCAGCCCGCTTAAGGTGGATGGTTTGCTCTACACCAACAACTCCATTTATGGCATATCCCGTCCAGCCTCTAAAACGGGTGGAACTATGCAGGTAAACGGAGCCATCGTGGCAGCGGACGTTGGACTCCTTGTAACCAACGGATTGCAGATGAACTATGACGGCCGCTTGAAGAGCTTTTTGAAAATTAAGGACAATTCCAAAATCGCCTTGATTAACCCGGGTGGTTCCGCTAAGAAAAAAGAAACTACCGGAAAAAGCGACCGGAGGGCGGTTAACCGCCCTCCGGTTTTGATTAACCGGGGTTGTGTGATTTTCTCAAAAAAAATACGCCGATTGTCGCTTAATTTTTTATAATCAGGTAGGCAGAATGAAAAACTGGTTGCTTTTCATATGGCTCTCGGCGGTCATCGTTTTTGCCTTTGTCCAGCCCGCCCCCCAGCAGCAGATCGGCGAGACCTCCCGTATTATTTATTTCCACGTTCCCTGCGCCTGGCTTTGCGTGTTGGCCTTCTTTATGACCGCCCTTTTCTCGGTGCGCTACTTGCTCAAAAAGGATATGACAATGGATGCCAAAGCCGCCCTTTCGGCGCAACTGGGACTCCTGTTCTGCCTGTTGGCCACCGTCTCCGGCGCCATCTGGGCCCGTTTTGCCTGGGGCGCATTTTGGAACTGGGACCCCCGCCAGACCTCCATATTTTTGCAGCTCTTGATTTACTTCGCTTATTTTTCCTTGCGGGGGAGCATCGGCGAAACCGAAAAACGGGCCACTTTTTCCTCGGCTTACGCCATTCTGGCCTTTTTGACCGTTCCCTTTTTGATTTTCATCGTTCCCCGCATAACCCCCTCCTTACACCCTTCCGATACCGTCATTGGGAAAGAACAGAAGTTTAATATGGGGCCGGTGGTGCGCTGGATATTTTTTTCTTCTCTGGCCGGTTTCACTCTTTTGTATTATTATCTCTACCGGTTGGGAGCCAAAATCAAGGTGGCGGAACTGAATAGGAAAGGAATGGCGTGAACCATAACTACGTTGTAATGGTCGTTGTTCTTCTGGTCTGGGCGGCCCTTTTTTTTTACCTCTTGCGGCTGGAAAAAAAAGTCGATAAACTGATAAAGGAAATAAAGAAGGACTGATTGCCGTGAAAATCCGTTATATCGTTGCCCTGGTCATAATCGTGGGGTTCGTGATTTACGGGGCGGTCAGCTTGAAAACCAGCCTCACCCCCTATGTCAGTTTTGCCGAGGCCAAAAGCTCCCCCCAGACCGTGCAGGTGATGGGGGAACTGGAAAAATCCGCCACCCGGTATGATACGACCGCCGGGCTGTTGTACTTCACGTTAAAGGACAGCCACGGGGAGATGCTGGAGGTCTCCTACAAGGGAGTCCGTCCCGGTAACTTCGACCAGGCCACCCAGATTGTGGCCATCGGGAATTATAGGGAAAGAGTATTCCAGGCCGACCAATTGTTGGTCAAATGCCCCTCCAAGTATCAGGGGGAGGAAGTGCAAACCTACAAGGCGGAAAAATGAACGTTTCTCTTTTTGGCAATCTAATTTTGGGGGCGGCGTTGACGTTTTGCGTTCTGTCCATCGTCAGCTATCTATACGCATGGGGTCGTTCCAAGGGAACCTTGGTCTGGGGCCGCCGCTTCTATTGGGCCTCCGCCCTCTTTTCTGTCGGCGCGCTGGTTTACCTTTTCTATCTTTTTGTAACCAAGCATTACGAAATCACCTACGTCGCCGAATACTCCTCTTCCGATTTGCCTTTCCATTATCTGTTTTCCTCCGTCTGGGCCGGGCAGCAGGGTTCTTTCCTGCTTTGGCTCGGCTGGTCGGCCGTCTTGGGGTTATTTATGCTCAAGCGGCTTGGGGAATACGAGGAGCGGGGAATGTTTTTCTACCTGCTCGTCCAGCTCTTCTTGCTTTTTATCCTGGTCAAACGTTCCCCTTTTGCCCTTTCGGCAATTACACCTGCCGACGGTCGCGGCCTGAACCCCCTTTTGCAGGATTATTGGATGGTCATTCATCCGCCGGTGATGTTTTTGGGCTTTGCCGCAATGGCCGTTCCGTTTGCGCTGGCGATGGCCGCTTTGACTCGGCGGGAATACCGCAACTGGGTGACGACCGCTTTCCCTTGGGTCAACTTCGGCCGGATGGTTTTGGGCACCTCCATTATTATGGGCGGTTTCTGGGCCTATAAAGTTTTGGGCTGGGGCGGCTATTGGGGTTGGGATCCAGTCGAAAACGCCTCCTTGATGCCCTTCTTGGGCGGTCTGGCCTTGACCCACGGTTTTTTGATTCAGAAGAACAAGGGCTCATTGCCCAAAACCAACTTCTTTTTAGCCATAACGGCCTTTCTGCTGGTGGTATATGGCACGTTCCTTACCCGCTCCGGCATTCTGGCCGATTTTTCGGTTCATTCCTTCGTCGATTTGGGGATCAATGGCTTTCTGGTTCTCTTCCTTTTTACCTTCATCATAGTCGGGTACGGGATGCTTCTTTGGCGCACCCGCGAAATCAAAGGCCCCGTCTATTCCGGTCCGATTGTCAATCAGGACTTCAACGTGCTTTTGATGATTTTGTTCATTTCGCTTTCCGCCTTTATGGTGCTTTTGGGCACATCCTCCCCCTTGATAACCCGCCTTTTCGGCCAGCCCTCCAACGTGGAAATTTCCTACTATGTAAAAACGCATTTGCCGATAGGGATTGCCATCGCGCTTTTGATAGGTCTTTCCCCCTATCTTTTCTGGCGCTCCGCCACGCCGTATGAAAAGCTGAAAAAAGCCCTCTGGCCCGCCGTTATTGCTTTGCTTTGCACCGTTTTGACGTTCCTCGCCGGCTTCCGTGAAAGCATTTATCCCCTCTTTCACCTCCTGACCTTTTTTGCCCTCTTTTCCAACATTGCCATCTTTTTCCGTTCCGCCGCCTCCCGGCCGGTTAATTCTGGCGGCCATCTTTCCCACGTCGGCGTGGCAATGCTTTTGGCCGGTTTCATCTTCTCCTCCGTTTATTCGCAGGAAAAGCGCTTGAATTTGGCCTTGGGGGAAAAAGGGGAGGCCTTCGGCTACACGCTGACCTATAAAGGAACGGAAGGGGATTTGAAGCAACCCGAAAACGCCCTCATCTTCGCGGTCGAGAAGAACGGAAGAAAGACCGAAGCCCGTCCCCGCTTTTTCTGGGCGGAATACAATCAGGGGTATATGCGCAAGCCCGCCATCCAGAAGGGGATTATGTACGACCTTTACATCGCCCCCATCAACCACTCCCGCGCAACCGAAGAGCAGGAGGAGCCCGGCGTTTTGGTTTTCGGTGACAGCGAAACGAAAGAGGATGCCTTCGGTTACAAAATCAGTTTCAAGGGATTTGGCGAAACCAAGATGGACCCGGATGGCGGCGAGATTTCCATCACCGCCATTTTGGAAGTGGCCGGTTACGGCGCGCACGGCGTGCGCAAGCCTGCGGTGACGATTAAAAACTCCGGCGAGCGGGTCTCGCCTCCGGTCGAGCTTTCCAACGGCAATACGGTGCAGTTGATTGACGCCCGCGCCACCCCCCGTCAGGTGGTTTTGAAGTTTTCAGGCCCGGCCGTGGTACCCGCCACTGCTGCGCAGGACGTGGTCTCCATCGAGATATCCAAAAAGCCCTTCATCATCTTCGT from Verrucomicrobiia bacterium harbors:
- the ccsA gene encoding cytochrome c biogenesis protein CcsA — translated: MKNWLLFIWLSAVIVFAFVQPAPQQQIGETSRIIYFHVPCAWLCVLAFFMTALFSVRYLLKKDMTMDAKAALSAQLGLLFCLLATVSGAIWARFAWGAFWNWDPRQTSIFLQLLIYFAYFSLRGSIGETEKRATFSSAYAILAFLTVPFLIFIVPRITPSLHPSDTVIGKEQKFNMGPVVRWIFFSSLAGFTLLYYYLYRLGAKIKVAELNRKGMA
- a CDS encoding cytochrome c maturation protein CcmE, yielding MKIRYIVALVIIVGFVIYGAVSLKTSLTPYVSFAEAKSSPQTVQVMGELEKSATRYDTTAGLLYFTLKDSHGEMLEVSYKGVRPGNFDQATQIVAIGNYRERVFQADQLLVKCPSKYQGEEVQTYKAEK
- the ccsA gene encoding cytochrome c biogenesis protein CcsA encodes the protein MNVSLFGNLILGAALTFCVLSIVSYLYAWGRSKGTLVWGRRFYWASALFSVGALVYLFYLFVTKHYEITYVAEYSSSDLPFHYLFSSVWAGQQGSFLLWLGWSAVLGLFMLKRLGEYEERGMFFYLLVQLFLLFILVKRSPFALSAITPADGRGLNPLLQDYWMVIHPPVMFLGFAAMAVPFALAMAALTRREYRNWVTTAFPWVNFGRMVLGTSIIMGGFWAYKVLGWGGYWGWDPVENASLMPFLGGLALTHGFLIQKNKGSLPKTNFFLAITAFLLVVYGTFLTRSGILADFSVHSFVDLGINGFLVLFLFTFIIVGYGMLLWRTREIKGPVYSGPIVNQDFNVLLMILFISLSAFMVLLGTSSPLITRLFGQPSNVEISYYVKTHLPIGIAIALLIGLSPYLFWRSATPYEKLKKALWPAVIALLCTVLTFLAGFRESIYPLFHLLTFFALFSNIAIFFRSAASRPVNSGGHLSHVGVAMLLAGFIFSSVYSQEKRLNLALGEKGEAFGYTLTYKGTEGDLKQPENALIFAVEKNGRKTEARPRFFWAEYNQGYMRKPAIQKGIMYDLYIAPINHSRATEEQEEPGVLVFGDSETKEDAFGYKISFKGFGETKMDPDGGEISITAILEVAGYGAHGVRKPAVTIKNSGERVSPPVELSNGNTVQLIDARATPRQVVLKFSGPAVVPATAAQDVVSIEISKKPFIIFVWLGTILVTIGGIISVVRRGKELPGSKLPIDLTAKEKPELQKVLVSK
- a CDS encoding CcmD family protein, producing MNHNYVVMVVVLLVWAALFFYLLRLEKKVDKLIKEIKKD